A DNA window from Microcaecilia unicolor unplaced genomic scaffold, aMicUni1.1, whole genome shotgun sequence contains the following coding sequences:
- the LOC115458627 gene encoding lipopolysaccharide-induced tumor necrosis factor-alpha factor homolog: MQAPGSYQSIPAGYPTATAPPSYEEATVPQYGPAPGSGMKNMGDPAYNAQPMPMPMPMPVPNAVTVQTVFVQQPVSFYDRPVQMTCPSCHEMIVTHLSYNAGALTWLSCGGLCILGCAFGCCLIPFCVDALQDVDHYCPNCKALLGTYKRL; the protein is encoded by the exons ATGCAGGCTCCAGGCTCTTATCAGTCTATTCCAGCTGGATACCCCACTGCAACAGCTCCTCCTTCATACGAAGAGGCGACAGTCCCCCAGTATGGCCCTGCTCCTGGATCAGGCATGAAGAATATGGGTGACCCTGCATATAATGCACAACCCATGCCTATGCCTATGCCTATGCCTGTACCCAATGCtg TTACTGTTCAGACTGTATTCGTGCAGCAACCAGTATCGTTTTATGACCGGCCTGTTCAGATGACCTGCCCTTCCTGCCATGAAATGATAGTGACCCATCTATCATATAATGCAGGAGCACTGACCTGGCTATCCTGTGGGGGCCTCTGCATATTAGG GTGTGCGTTCGGATGCTGTTTGATTCCTTTCTGCGTTGATGCCCTCCAGGATGTGGATCATTATTGCCCAAACTGTAAAGCACTGCTTGGCACCTACAAACGTCTATAG